The region AAATCCTGAGGATTTTTAGTTTAAAGTCTTCATAAAAAAGTAAATAAAAAGCCTTTCTCTTATTTTGGAGAAAGGCTTTCTTGAGTTAAATATATAATTGAATGTGTTTGTGTATACATTAAGATTCTGCAAAACCATTTTTGATAGCATAGATAGCGAGTCCTACTCTGGTTTTCAGATCCAGCTTTTCGCAGAGCTGGTCGCGGTAACTTTCTACTGTTCTCGGACTGCAGCACATTTTTTCGGCGATTTCTTTGTAACTGAGTTCAGTTACGGTATATTTTAAAAATTCTTTTTCTCTATCGGAGATCTTTATATTCGCATCAGAATCATGATGACTATTGAGATTAGAAAGAATGATTTTTGAAGCCCATTCCGGATAAAAATAGCCGTCCTTATTAAGTCTTGTCAAAGCTTCTTCAAGATCTTTTGGATGAGTGTTTTTTAGTAAATAGCCTTTTGCACCATTTTTCACCATTTTTATCACACTCTTATCATCGCCCTGCATACTGAGAGCCATTACTTTGATGCCGGGATGATTTTCCTGAAGCCACAATACCGTTTCAAAACCATCCATAATCGGCATACTGATATCTAAAAGAATGATGTCGGGAATAGGATTTTTTTCTTCAAACTTTTGAATAAGATCTTTTCCGTTTTCTGCTACATAAATAACTTTAAAATCGTTGAAATTATCAATAATTCCTTCCAAAGCTTTTGCAATAAGCACGTGGTCATCTACAATTACTATTGTCTTTTTCATGAGTGTCTTTTTAAAGTTATTTTAACCTGTGTTCCCTTGTTTTTTTCACTTTCTATAATGAAATCAGCATTAATGATTTTAGCCCTATTTTTCATATTGGTGAGACCAATACCTTTGCTAAGAGTTTTTGAATGATCAAAGCCTATTCCGTCATCCTTAATTTCCAGCTCCCAAAGGAAATCTTCAGAGGTATTTAACTGAATATAAATATTCTTACATTGAGCATGTTTGATACTGTTCTGAATAAATTCCTGAGTAATTCTGAGCAGTACATTTTTATGGACGAAGCTTAGATCCAGCTGGTCAAAATTATGCTCAAAAGTGATGTGACATTTTTTAAATGAGTTGGTATTATCTACTTCTTCCTGTATCAAAGTTACAATTTCCTTCTGATTGATGTTGTCATCCGTCAGTGTTTTTGACAGACTCCGAAGATCCTGAAGAGACTGGTTGATGATTTGTGAAACCTGCTCAATCCTTTCATTAGCTTCCGGAACTTTATTCTCATACAACATTTGCTGTGTGTAAAGGCTTACCAAGGTAAGCTTTTGTCCAATATTGTCATGCAGCTCTCTTCCGATTTGCTGCATGGTTGCCTGTTGAATTTCCAGCTGGGTAGCAAGAAGTTCTTTCTGATGAATTTCGTTATTGATTTCAATCTCATTTAAATACTCTTTTTTCCGCTGCTTATATTTTCTGATATATATCATAACTGCTACTATAAAGAATACAAAAAAGAGATTAAATAAAATAATCGTTAAGAATAATTCTGTTTTCCCCATATGAATGAACTTGCAAATAAAATATATGTAATAATACCCGACACCAGAAAGTAATTAAAATAAATATTCCAAATTTCCTCATATTTTACCAAAAATGACATAAAGGCCATAAAAGGGAGTGTTCCTATATAACACAAAGTAATTCCAAGGTTAATATAAAACATTTTATTTTTATTAAAATTAAGAATATCCTGTGAGGTAATTTGCTTATGAAACTCCATAATCACTAAAAGCATTAACATAAAACAGCCAAGTGTATAGTTGAATGCAAATACTATTTTACCTCTAGAAAAGTATAATTCATTTGGAATGAATGAGAGTAAATATAAAATAGTTAATATCCAAAATAGTTTAGGCTTTCCTAAAGACTTTGCTGCGTATAACCAGTAAAAGAATATAAACTGTACCGGCATCATTAAATAATTAAAATACTGTGCTTTGGTAAAATGAGTAAAATCACCCCATTTGCCATACGCTTCCCCCAGAAAAATAAATACCAAGTAAAACACAAAAAAAATCCAATATTGTTCTTTTAAACGGTTGTAATGAAAAAGAGCGATGAGTGCTGCGAGTCCTTCAGACCAAACCATGCTATTTTGAGCAAATTCCTGAAATTCCGTCATATTGGAGTTTAATAGTTAAAAAAGAGATAAAGTTTTCACTTGCTTTCTTAGGAGTAATTTTTTTTTCCCCATATAAATGAACTAGCGAATAACAAATACATAATAATTCCTGAAATCAAAAAGTAAGCAAAATAAACGTGATAGATATCTCTATAATCTTTTATGTAGGCAAAAAATGTCCAAAATGGCATTGTTCCAATATAAAACAGAGTGACCCCTAGATTAATATAAAACATCGGGTTTTTATTGAAATTCAGAATATTTGATGAATTAATCTGTTTATAATATTCCATTACCACTAATCCCATAAGAATCAGACAACCAAAGGTGTAGCTGAATGACATAATTATTTTCTTGGTAGATACTACTTCACCAAATACCAAAGAAAGTAAATATAATGCCGAAATTATATAGAATAATTTAGGTTTTGCAAAAGATTTTGCTGCATAGATCCAAAAAAAGAAGATAAATTCAACAGGAATTACAAAATAATTGTAAAAATTCTGTTTGCTATAGTCAATGAAATATTCGCCCCATTTACCCATAACTTCACAAAGAAACATTAATATCAAATAATATGAGAAATATTTCCAATATTGATTTTTAATTTTAGGATAATATAATATTGAAACTAAGGCCGCAAGACCTTCTACCCATATTAGAGAGTTTTGCAAAATCATTTCCAGTTCAGTCATTGAGTCTTATATTGTTTTTTAGTGTATTTTTAAAAAGTTTCTACTTTACTATTATTTGGCGGATTTAATACTCCGTGATTCTGGCAAATAATATCGCCCTCTAATCTCGAATTTCTTACAGACGCCATAACCAGTAATTCGCCTTCTCCTGTTGTGCTTAGTGGGTTGAAATCATACGGTAGTTTATTTCCTTCTCCGTCATCAGCTATCATTGTCGGAACCATAACCAAAGTATGCCTTTCAGCATATTCTGGCCCAATTGAAGATTCTTTCATGATATCCCAATCTTCTTTTTTCGGATAAGCTGCGTAATAAAATCTGATGCCCAAATCCTGATCTGTTATATTGGGAGCATTTTTTCGGGTTTCATTTTCAATATCAGAGATAAATTTCTTTAAGGTATCTAAATCAAAATGAATGGAATGTGCATCATCAATTCCCAATCTGTCTCTTACAAATGCCAAATGATTGTTTCTGTAATTGTTGATCAAAGTCTGAATAAATTCGCAACTCATTGTGTTTGGTACAGAGTTCAACTCAGGTGTCTCAATGTTTAGGTTAGGTTTTGTTTTCATAAAGCGAAGTTTATAAGTGGAATGTTAGTTGGTACTGCAAATTTCAAAAAAAATTACGTTAATACGACACGTTTTTTTCCTGATTATTTATGGGATTTTTACGGATTGTAAATTATAAAGAAAATTTATAAGGTTAAATTAAAAAAATAAGTGCCGCAGACTTAAAATCTACGGCACTTACTACAAAAATAATATATGAAAAAAACTACTTACTGCTCAGTAGGTCTGAAAACCAAACCTGTTTCCTCGAAATAATCCAAAGTAATTCTGTCTCCGTCATTCACGGTTCCTGCAAGAATTTCTCTTGATAATTTGTTTAATACTTCCTGTTGGATCACTCTCTTCAACGGTCTTGCTCCAAAAGCAGGATCGTATCCTTTATTCATCAGATAATCCACGGCGTCTTGTGTTGCCGTCATAATGATATTTCGTTTTGCCAGCATATCATTGAATCCTCTCAACTGATAGGTTACAATTTTTCCGATTTCTTTTTTTCTCAAAGGCTGGAACAATACCACCTCATCAATTCTGTTTAAGAATTCGGGACGCAATGTCTGTTTCAATAAATCAAAGACTTCATCTTTTGTCTTATCGACGATTTCATCCTGATTTTCCTCAGTAATATTTTCAAAATTCTCCTGAATGATATGTGAACCTAAATTCGAAGTCATAATGATAATCGAATTTTTGAAATTAACCACTCTGCCTTTGTTATCCGTCAATCTTCCATCATCCAAAACCTGTAACAACGTGTTGAAAACATCAGGATGCGCTTTTTCAATTTCATCTAAAAGCACCACAGAATAAGGTCTTCTTCTCACGGCTTCTGTTAATTGTCCACCTTCATCATAACCCACATATCCTGGAGGCGCACCTACCAATCTCGAAACCGAATGACGTTCCTGATATTCACTCATATCAATTCTCGTCATATTGTTCTCATCGTCGAATAAGAACTCTGCCAAAGCTTTTGCTAGCTCTGTTTTTCCGACTCCGGTGGTTCCTAAGAATAAGAACGAACCGATTGGCTTTTTGTCATCGCTTAATCCCGCTCTGTTTCTTCTGATGGCATCTGCAACCGCCTGAATGGCTTCATCCTGTCCTACAACTCTGTGGTGAAGTTCCGCTTCAAGATGTAACAGTTTTTCTCTTTCGGATTGAAGGAGTTTGGTAACAGGAATTCCTGTCCATTTGGCAATCACTTCAGAAATATTTTCAGAAGTTACTTCTTCCTTAATCAGTTCATTCTGATGATTTTGCATCTCTATTTCTAATTTGGAAAGCTCTTCCTCTTTTTCACGAAGTTTTCCGTATTGGATTTCCGCTACTTTTGCATAATCTCCGGCTCTTGAAGCTCTTTCTGCCTCCAGTTTCAAAGATTCTATATCTTTTTTAATCTGAGTTAAATCCTCAGATTTCTGTTTCTCTTTTAGCCATTTTGCATTGATCTCATTTCTCTGCTCGGAAATTTTTGCGATATCTTCTTTCAAATGGTCAATTTTGGTCTGATTTCCTTCTCTTGAAATCGCTGCCAATTCAATTTCCAACTGCATTAATCTTCTGTCTAAAACATCCAGTTCTTCAGGTTTTGAATTGATCTCCATTCTTAATTTCGCAGAAGCTTCATCAATCAAATCGATCGCTTTATCCGGTAAAAATCGGTCTGAAATATATCGTTGAGACATTTCCACTGCGGCAATAATCGCTTCATCTTTGATTCTTACTTTGTGGTGCGCTTCATATTTATCTTTAATTCCACGAAGAATAGAAATGGCTGATTCCGTATCCGGTTCTTCCACCATTACTTTCTGGAAACGTCTTTCCAACGCTTTATCTTTTTCAAAATATTTTTGATATTCATTCAAAGTCGTTGCACCGATGGCTCTTAATTCTCCTCTTGCCAAAGCTGGTTTCAAGATATTTGCAGCATCCATTGCACCTTCACCGCCTCCGGCTCCCACCAAAGTGTGAATTTCGTCAATGAAAAGAATGATTTGTCCGTCAGATTTAATAACTTCATTCACTACCGATTTCAAACGCTCTTCAAACTCACCTTTATATTTTGCACCGGCAATCAAAGCACCCATATCCAATGAATACAATGTTTTATCCATCAGGTTTTCAGGAACGTCTCCGCTGATAATTCTGTGGGCAATTCCTTCAGCGATTGCGGTTTTACCAACACCGGGTTCACCAATCAGAATCGGATTGTTTTTCGTTCTTCTGGAAAGAATCTGTAACACTCTCCTGATCTCTTCATCACGTCCGATTACCGGATCTAATTTTCCTTCTGCTGCTAATTCGTTGAAGTTTTTAGCATATTTATTTAAAGACTGATAAGTTTCCTCTGAACTTGCAGAAGTTGCCTTGCTTCCTTTTCTTAATTCTTTAATTCCGCCCTCCAAAAGGTTTTTGGTAACGCCCATATCTTTCAGCATTTTCGAAACTTCTGAATTTGTTTCCAAAAGAGAAAGCCATAAATGCTCGATCGTTACATATTCATCGCCCATTTTTTTTGCAATGTTGGGCGCATCAAGCAAAACTTTGTTTGCCGATTGTGAAAGATAAATATTTCCTCCCTGTACTTTTGGAAGCTTTTCCAAATTTTCACGGTTGCGCTCTCTTACCAAAGCAGCATCTGCTTCAGATTTTTTCAGTAAGAAAGGCGATATATTTTCATCTACCTGGAAAATTCCTTCCAGTAAATGTTGAGGTTCAATCTGCTGATTGCCAAATTCCATAGCTACTTGTTGTGCGGCCTGGATGGCTTCTTGTGATTTTACTGTATATTGGTTTAAGTTCATATTTATATATTTTTGATTCTTTAATTTTTAGTTTTTATTTTTCAGATTTTAGACATCAGATTTCAGACCATAAGAGTCAAATCAATGTTAAATTTTTTATCAGATTTTCTAATTTCTGATGTCCTCAATCTTACTTAATCATTTAATTCGGTTACTGTATCTCAAAAACTGTTCAATTATTGAATTTTTAAAAATAATGGACAAATTTTCCGAATTTTATATTTTTATTTTGTATGAAAAAGACAAATTTTCCGATTCTATTGATTTGAATAAAAAGTTATGGAAAAACCGTCAGATTTAAACAAAATCATTTGTTTTTTTAATCTTACTCGTCATTCCGAATAGGACGAAGTGAATGATGAGTCTCCTGTTAATCTTACAGATTCTTCCTTAGTCAGAATGACAAACATAACTTTCGTCGCTGATTGAAACCTTATTGTGAACAAAAATATTATCCAATTTAAAATAAGACTTTGTGATTATGTGTTATAATCAACCTAAAAATCATCCTCTCAAAATCAAATATTAAAATCAAAATAATTACTTTTGCGTTTTACAGATGGAGTTAAAAGAAAAACAAAGGAAAATATTAGATGTTGCTGTAGAACTTTTCAAAGAGAAGGGCTATATGGGAAGTTCTGTAAGAGATTTAGCGACAAAGCTCAACATTAAAGCAGCTTCTTTATATGCACACATCCGTTCAAAAGAAGAAATTCTGGAATGGATCTGTTTTGGGATTGCTCAGGAATTTTTCGACGAACTTCAGCATGTGAAGAGCACTGATGTTTCTCCAAAAGATAAACTTAATTTATTCATAGATAAACACTTATCGGTTGTTCTGAAAAACCGTGATGTTACTCATATTTATTCTAATGAATGGAAGCATCTGGAAGAACGTCTTCCCGAATTTGTAGAATTAAGAAAAAATTATCAGCAGGAAGTTGAAAACTTGATTTCTGAAATTTATCAGGCTGAAAATTGGGAACTTAAATCTCCGGCCTTTACGACACGTTTTATTCTTCATACTTTAAATAATTCTTATTTCTGGTTCAAAAGAAATATCGAATCCGGCACTGAAATTACCGATGAAATTCGGGATAAAATTCTTTTTGGGTTGTTAGGAAACCAGAAAAAGTAAGTATTTCCCTGTCATTCTGACGAAGGAAGAATCTCAGCTTATTATTGGAGATTTCAAGTTCCAATTCGTTTCGCTGCGAATGAAAAAATTAGTATAGAATCTGCCTTAAGCTCAACCTCAACCTTAGTCTCAATTATTTAGAATCATTCAAAATATGATAAAAGTCATAAAATTCTTTGCCAACTTCCAAAATCTTTTTAATTTTACCTAACAAATGTTAGTTAGTTTAAGGTATGGATTTTTCAGTTGAATATTTAAAGCTCGACCAATTAAGAGAGCTTCAATCTGAGCGATTGACGAAATTGGTAGGCTATCTTGGGGAGAAGTCGGAATTTTATAAAAGAAAATTTAATGAAGCAGGAATGTCTCCACAAGATGTCAGGTCGATTGAAGATATTACGAAACTTCCGATTACTTACAAACAGGATTTGAGGGATAATTATCCGTTCGGATTATTTACCGTTCCGAAAAATGAACTGCAGAGAATTCACTGTTCGAGCGGGACAACGGGAAAGCCGACGGTGGTGGGATATACAAAAGAAGACATTGATTTATTCAGCGAAGTTGTGGCGAGATCTTTGAGCGCGGCGGGAGCAAAACCGGGAATGCAGTTGCACAATGCTTACGGTTACGGAATTTTCACGGGCGGATTGGGATTGCATTACGGAGCTGAAAAATTAGGAATGAGCGTTCTTCCGATTTCCGGGGGAATGACAGCGAGACAGGTAGATTTAATTATGGACTTTAAACCTGAAGTGATTTGCTGTTCGCCTTCTTATGCTTTAACAATCGCTGATGAATTTGCCAATCGTGGGATTTCTGCGGATGAAATCAGTTTGAAATATGCTGTTTTAGGCTCAGAACCATGGACAGAAATTATAAGACATCATATTGAGGAGAGATTAGGTGTTCATGCGACCAATATTTATGGGTTAAGTGAAATTATCGGTCCCGGAGTTTCAATGGAAGATTTTGAGGAAAAAGGTGGTTCTTATATTTGGGAAGATCATTTTTATCCTGAAATTTTGGATCCGATTACAAAAGAACCGGTTCCTTTTGGAGAAGAAGGTGTTTTGGTAATCACTACTTTAACGAAAAAAGCAATGCCGCTTTTACGGTATTGGACAAATGATATCACGAGTCTTTATTACGACGAAAACGGAAAAAGATCAATGGTGAAAATGAAACCTATTCTTGGAAGAGCCGATGATATGCTGATTGTAAGAGGAGTAAATGTATATCCAAGTCAGATTGAAGAAGCATTCTCTCATGTGGAAGGTGTTGTTCCGAATTACTATTTAACACCGATTGAAAAAGAACAAATGTGCGTTGCTTTGGATATTGATGTTGAAATTGATGATGATTTGGTCGCTTCTAAAAATTTAAATCAAAATACCGATGATTATGCTATTTTTGTCGGAAACTTTGGAAAAAGCATAGAAAACGAGATAAAAAAACGGGTAGGAATTACCACAAAAGTGAAAATCCATGCCCAGGATAGTCTTCCGAAATGCGAAGGTGGAAAAATTAACAGAATACTTAAAAAATAAATGAATTCATTTTATAAACTTAAAACGGTAAAAGTTCAGAAAGATACCAGCGATGCAGTAAATGTAGCCGTTGAAATTCCTGAGGAGCTGAAAGATAAATTCAGGTTCAAGCAGGGGCAGTATCTTAATTTCCGAATGATGATCGACGGAAATGAGGAACGACGTTCTTATTCTATCTGCAATGCTCCGAGCGAAAGAAGCAACACGCTGGAAGTATTGGTAAAATTGTTGGAAGGCGGAAAAGTTTCCGGTTATTTCAATGAGCATCTTCATATGGATGAAGTTCTTGAAGTAATGCCTCCGATGGGTGGTTTCAACACTTCTTATCATCCGACGAACGTAAAAACTTATGTAGGTTTGGCAGCAGGAAGCGGAATTTCTCCGGTATTGTCAAACATCAAGGAAAGTCTTTACCAGGAGCCGAATTCAAATGCGTACTTGTTCTACAGCAACAGAAGCATGAATCACGTGATGAAAAAGACTGAAATCGATAAGCTGGTTGAACAGTTTAACGGAAGGTTGAAAGTGGTTTATCTAGTAAGTCGTGAGCAGCATGAAGACCCGATTTTCGAAGGAAGAATTTCTCCTGAAAAACTGGAGCTTTTATTTGAAAGGTATGCCGATATCGATGTAAAAGAATCTACTTATTTTATTTGCGGGCCTTCAGAAATGATCAAAGGGATTGCAGATTATTTAAAGAAAGATAAAAAAGTACCGGCTATTCAGGTCTTATTTGAATATTTCACCGCTCCGGATGAAGAAAATACGGAGGAAATGAGTGATGAATTCAAAGCCATCGCCAATATTGAAAGTATGGTAACCGTAATCATCGATGATGATGAATATTCGTTTCACTTGAATTCAAAAAAAGAGAGTATCTTAGATAAAGCATTGAAAGACAATCTTCCTGTGCCTTTTGCATGTAAAGGAGGAGTGTGCTGTACGTGTAAGGCCGAAGTTTTAGAGGGAGAAGTTTTCATGGAGAAAAACTACGCGCTTACCGAAGAAGAAGTAGCCAGAGGTTACGTTCTTACCTGCCAATGTCACCCGACAACGAATGTGGTGATGCTTAATTATGATGTTTAAAATTAATGTAACAATCTAACAATTTACCAGTGTAACAATCACTGTCATGCTGAGCTTGTCGAAGCATCTCAAATTGGAACATTGCTAAACTGATACATTGCTAAATTAAAAGATTATGGATTTAGAAAAATTTGTACAATACGTACACGACGAAAATAAAGTAGAACCAAAAGATGTAATGCCGGATGATTACAGAAAACTATTGGTTCGTCAGATTTCACAGCACGCCCATTCTGAGATTGTCGGAATGTTGCCGGAAGCCAACTGGATTTCCAGAGCACCTTCATTAAGAAGAAAAATGGCTCTTTTGGCTAAAGTTCAGGATGAGGCAGGTCACGGTTTATATCTTTATTCTGCAACTGAAACTCTAGGAGACGGAAGTATCAGAGCAGATAGAGACGCGACGTATGAAGATATGTTGGAAGGAAAAGCGAAATATTCAAGTATTTTCAATTATCCGACGCTGAGCTGGGCAGATATTGGTGCCATTGGATGGTTAGTTGATGGTGCTGCAATCATGAACCAGGTGATGTTGATGGGGAATTCTTATGGTCCTTACTCAAGAGCGATGGTAAAAATCTGTAAAGAAGAATCTTTTCATCAAAGACAAGGATACGAGATTTTGATGGCACTTTGCCGTGGTACAAAACAGCAGAAAGAAATGGCTCAGGCTTCGTTAAACCGTTTCTGGTGGCCGGCTTTAATGATGTTTGGTCCAAATGACGACAGTTCGCCAAACTCTAAAATCTCTATGAATTATAGGGTAAAAAGAGAAAGTAACGACAGTCTTCGTCAGAGATTCATCGATGTTACGGTTGCTCAGGCTGAATTCTTAGGATTAACGATTCCGGATAAAGACCTTAAATGGAATGAAGAAAGACAGCATTATGATTTCGGAGAACTTCCTTGGGATGAATTCATGGAAATTTTAAAAGGAAACGGTCCTGCCAATAAAAAGCGTATCGAAACCAAAAGAAAAGCTCAGAGAGAGAACTCTTGGGTAAAAGAAGCCGCGGCAGCTTTCGCGGAAAAACAACAAAAAGAAGTAATATAATAATGTAACAATATACCAATGTAAAAATGTAACAATCACTGTCATGCTGAGCTTGTCGAAGCATCTCATTGTTAAACCGGTACATTGATACATTGTTAAATTAATTTTAATTATGGCAAATTTAGATATGTGGGAAGTGTTTATTCAGACTAAACCGGGATTATCTCACAAACACGTTGGAATTGTACAGGCACCAACAGCAGAAATGGCTTTGCAAAACGCAAGAGACGTTTATACAAGAAGAAAAGAAGGAACTTCTGTTTGGGTAGTTCCAAGTAAATATATTGTGACTTCGGAAGGTGTGGATAAAGAAGCATTTTTCGATCCGGCTGATGACAAGCTATACCGTCACCCGACGTTCTACGATATTCCAAACGATGTAAAAAATATGTAAAACAGCGATTGGCTGTTAGCTGCTTGCAATTTGCCAAAAGCTAGACGCCAAAAGCCCAAAGCTAAAATAATGAACCCATTATATAATTATTTATTAAAACTAGCAGACGACAGTTTCATTATGGGACAGCGTTTGTCTGCGTGGTGCGGTGAAGGTCCTTATTTAGAGGAAGATATTGCATTAACGAACATTGCGTTGGATGAACTTGGTCAGGCTAATAACTTTTATGTTTACGCTTCAAGAGTGATCGATAACGGGAAAAGTGAAGATGATTTAGCATTTTTAAGATACGAGCATGAATATGTGAACGCACACTGGACTGAACTTCCCAACGAAGATTATGCTCA is a window of Candidatus Chryseobacterium colombiense DNA encoding:
- the clpB gene encoding ATP-dependent chaperone ClpB, which codes for MNLNQYTVKSQEAIQAAQQVAMEFGNQQIEPQHLLEGIFQVDENISPFLLKKSEADAALVRERNRENLEKLPKVQGGNIYLSQSANKVLLDAPNIAKKMGDEYVTIEHLWLSLLETNSEVSKMLKDMGVTKNLLEGGIKELRKGSKATSASSEETYQSLNKYAKNFNELAAEGKLDPVIGRDEEIRRVLQILSRRTKNNPILIGEPGVGKTAIAEGIAHRIISGDVPENLMDKTLYSLDMGALIAGAKYKGEFEERLKSVVNEVIKSDGQIILFIDEIHTLVGAGGGEGAMDAANILKPALARGELRAIGATTLNEYQKYFEKDKALERRFQKVMVEEPDTESAISILRGIKDKYEAHHKVRIKDEAIIAAVEMSQRYISDRFLPDKAIDLIDEASAKLRMEINSKPEELDVLDRRLMQLEIELAAISREGNQTKIDHLKEDIAKISEQRNEINAKWLKEKQKSEDLTQIKKDIESLKLEAERASRAGDYAKVAEIQYGKLREKEEELSKLEIEMQNHQNELIKEEVTSENISEVIAKWTGIPVTKLLQSEREKLLHLEAELHHRVVGQDEAIQAVADAIRRNRAGLSDDKKPIGSFLFLGTTGVGKTELAKALAEFLFDDENNMTRIDMSEYQERHSVSRLVGAPPGYVGYDEGGQLTEAVRRRPYSVVLLDEIEKAHPDVFNTLLQVLDDGRLTDNKGRVVNFKNSIIIMTSNLGSHIIQENFENITEENQDEIVDKTKDEVFDLLKQTLRPEFLNRIDEVVLFQPLRKKEIGKIVTYQLRGFNDMLAKRNIIMTATQDAVDYLMNKGYDPAFGARPLKRVIQQEVLNKLSREILAGTVNDGDRITLDYFEETGLVFRPTEQ
- a CDS encoding TetR/AcrR family transcriptional regulator, with protein sequence MELKEKQRKILDVAVELFKEKGYMGSSVRDLATKLNIKAASLYAHIRSKEEILEWICFGIAQEFFDELQHVKSTDVSPKDKLNLFIDKHLSVVLKNRDVTHIYSNEWKHLEERLPEFVELRKNYQQEVENLISEIYQAENWELKSPAFTTRFILHTLNNSYFWFKRNIESGTEITDEIRDKILFGLLGNQKK
- a CDS encoding response regulator transcription factor; translated protein: MKKTIVIVDDHVLIAKALEGIIDNFNDFKVIYVAENGKDLIQKFEEKNPIPDIILLDISMPIMDGFETVLWLQENHPGIKVMALSMQGDDKSVIKMVKNGAKGYLLKNTHPKDLEEALTRLNKDGYFYPEWASKIILSNLNSHHDSDANIKISDREKEFLKYTVTELSYKEIAEKMCCSPRTVESYRDQLCEKLDLKTRVGLAIYAIKNGFAES
- the paaA gene encoding 1,2-phenylacetyl-CoA epoxidase subunit A — encoded protein: MDLEKFVQYVHDENKVEPKDVMPDDYRKLLVRQISQHAHSEIVGMLPEANWISRAPSLRRKMALLAKVQDEAGHGLYLYSATETLGDGSIRADRDATYEDMLEGKAKYSSIFNYPTLSWADIGAIGWLVDGAAIMNQVMLMGNSYGPYSRAMVKICKEESFHQRQGYEILMALCRGTKQQKEMAQASLNRFWWPALMMFGPNDDSSPNSKISMNYRVKRESNDSLRQRFIDVTVAQAEFLGLTIPDKDLKWNEERQHYDFGELPWDEFMEILKGNGPANKKRIETKRKAQRENSWVKEAAAAFAEKQQKEVI
- a CDS encoding histidine kinase; protein product: MIYIRKYKQRKKEYLNEIEINNEIHQKELLATQLEIQQATMQQIGRELHDNIGQKLTLVSLYTQQMLYENKVPEANERIEQVSQIINQSLQDLRSLSKTLTDDNINQKEIVTLIQEEVDNTNSFKKCHITFEHNFDQLDLSFVHKNVLLRITQEFIQNSIKHAQCKNIYIQLNTSEDFLWELEIKDDGIGFDHSKTLSKGIGLTNMKNRAKIINADFIIESEKNKGTQVKITLKRHS
- the paaB gene encoding 1,2-phenylacetyl-CoA epoxidase subunit B; translated protein: MANLDMWEVFIQTKPGLSHKHVGIVQAPTAEMALQNARDVYTRRKEGTSVWVVPSKYIVTSEGVDKEAFFDPADDKLYRHPTFYDIPNDVKNM
- a CDS encoding FAD-binding oxidoreductase codes for the protein MNSFYKLKTVKVQKDTSDAVNVAVEIPEELKDKFRFKQGQYLNFRMMIDGNEERRSYSICNAPSERSNTLEVLVKLLEGGKVSGYFNEHLHMDEVLEVMPPMGGFNTSYHPTNVKTYVGLAAGSGISPVLSNIKESLYQEPNSNAYLFYSNRSMNHVMKKTEIDKLVEQFNGRLKVVYLVSREQHEDPIFEGRISPEKLELLFERYADIDVKESTYFICGPSEMIKGIADYLKKDKKVPAIQVLFEYFTAPDEENTEEMSDEFKAIANIESMVTVIIDDDEYSFHLNSKKESILDKALKDNLPVPFACKGGVCCTCKAEVLEGEVFMEKNYALTEEEVARGYVLTCQCHPTTNVVMLNYDV
- a CDS encoding AMP-binding protein, encoding MDFSVEYLKLDQLRELQSERLTKLVGYLGEKSEFYKRKFNEAGMSPQDVRSIEDITKLPITYKQDLRDNYPFGLFTVPKNELQRIHCSSGTTGKPTVVGYTKEDIDLFSEVVARSLSAAGAKPGMQLHNAYGYGIFTGGLGLHYGAEKLGMSVLPISGGMTARQVDLIMDFKPEVICCSPSYALTIADEFANRGISADEISLKYAVLGSEPWTEIIRHHIEERLGVHATNIYGLSEIIGPGVSMEDFEEKGGSYIWEDHFYPEILDPITKEPVPFGEEGVLVITTLTKKAMPLLRYWTNDITSLYYDENGKRSMVKMKPILGRADDMLIVRGVNVYPSQIEEAFSHVEGVVPNYYLTPIEKEQMCVALDIDVEIDDDLVASKNLNQNTDDYAIFVGNFGKSIENEIKKRVGITTKVKIHAQDSLPKCEGGKINRILKK